In one Neobacillus sp. CF12 genomic region, the following are encoded:
- the aroH gene encoding chorismate mutase, which produces MIRGVRGAITVDCNTEEAIISATEELLKHVIEGNNILPEQVASVFISTTEDLNAAFPAKALRKFAGWTYVPVMCMRELAVPNSLQMCVRVMMHVDTAVPQEEIVHVYLEGAKVLRPDLGNTLAK; this is translated from the coding sequence ATGATTAGAGGGGTGAGGGGTGCAATCACCGTAGATTGCAATACCGAAGAGGCAATCATATCAGCAACAGAAGAGCTTTTGAAACATGTGATTGAGGGAAACAATATTCTTCCAGAGCAGGTAGCTTCTGTTTTTATTTCTACAACTGAAGATCTAAATGCAGCTTTCCCTGCTAAAGCGTTGCGTAAATTTGCTGGCTGGACTTACGTACCAGTCATGTGTATGAGGGAATTAGCAGTTCCAAATTCTTTACAAATGTGTGTTAGAGTCATGATGCATGTGGATACAGCAGTGCCGCAGGAAGAAATTGTTCATGTTTATTTAGAAGGGGCAAAGGTGTTAAGACCTGATTTAGGCAATACCTTAGCTAAATAA
- the hisC gene encoding histidinol-phosphate transaminase: MMRWKKQLLTLTPYQPGKSIESVKKQYNLDEIVKLASNENPFGCSKHVLSALQNSQPGFAIYPDGYMTNLRESVASFLKVNQDELIFGNGSDNIIQIISRSLLHSGANTVMATPSFSQYKHNAVIEGAEIREIPLVNGEHDLDKMAEAVDENTNVVWVCSPNNPTGTYVSENKLLAFLEKVPSHVLVVLDEAYFEYVFADDYYDSIELTRRYPNLIVLRTFSKIYGLASLRVGYGVANKSIVQALEPAREPFNVNSFGQVAAIAAIGDQEFVQDCKEKNQQGLNQFYDFCKQHDLSYYPSQTNFILIDINADANEGFQFLLEKGFIVRSGKALGFPTSLRITVGSAEQNEGVLKALGEFLNEQSTAKLNKK, translated from the coding sequence ATAATGAGATGGAAAAAGCAATTATTAACACTGACTCCCTATCAGCCAGGTAAATCAATAGAGTCAGTAAAAAAACAATATAACTTAGATGAGATTGTTAAGCTAGCATCAAATGAGAATCCATTTGGATGTTCCAAACATGTTCTTTCCGCATTGCAAAATTCTCAGCCAGGCTTTGCTATCTATCCTGATGGGTATATGACCAATTTACGGGAATCGGTAGCTTCATTTTTAAAAGTAAATCAAGATGAACTTATTTTCGGTAATGGTTCTGATAATATTATCCAAATCATTTCCAGATCTCTCCTGCACTCTGGAGCCAATACGGTAATGGCGACCCCATCCTTTTCGCAATATAAACATAATGCTGTGATAGAGGGAGCAGAGATAAGGGAAATTCCGCTGGTAAATGGTGAACATGATTTAGACAAAATGGCTGAAGCCGTTGATGAGAATACCAATGTTGTCTGGGTGTGCAGTCCAAATAATCCAACAGGTACATATGTATCAGAAAATAAATTGCTTGCTTTTTTAGAAAAAGTTCCATCACATGTTTTAGTGGTACTTGATGAGGCGTATTTTGAGTATGTATTTGCAGACGATTACTACGATTCCATAGAATTAACACGAAGGTATCCGAATCTTATTGTTTTAAGGACTTTTTCAAAAATATATGGTCTCGCTTCCTTAAGGGTCGGCTATGGTGTTGCCAACAAATCAATTGTTCAAGCTCTCGAACCTGCAAGGGAACCATTTAATGTGAATTCATTCGGTCAGGTTGCGGCTATTGCAGCAATTGGGGATCAAGAGTTTGTTCAAGACTGTAAGGAAAAGAACCAGCAAGGTTTAAATCAATTTTATGACTTTTGTAAACAACACGATTTAAGCTATTATCCTTCGCAAACTAATTTTATTTTAATTGATATAAATGCTGATGCGAATGAAGGTTTCCAATTTTTATTAGAAAAAGGCTTTATCGTCAGATCAGGGAAGGCATTAGGATTTCCAACTTCATTAAGGATTACAGTTGGCTCAGCAGAGCAAAATGAAGGTGTACTTAAAGCACTTGGTGAATTTCTAAACGAACAAAGTACAGCGAAGCTCAATAAAAAATAG
- a CDS encoding prephenate dehydrogenase: protein MNGRVFVIGLGLIGGSLALCIKKEHKDATIIGYDIHQEQAKLAKMLGVIDEVASHIAEGAKTADIIIISAPVIETEAIIHLLSEQLLNPDVIITDTGSTKSKIVANAACLKKKGYTFIGGHPMAGSHKSGVSAAKEFLFENAFYLLTPEDHIESSKVERLKNWLKGTNAKFLSVTPDTHDYLTGIVSHFPHIIAASIVRQTEKLAGEESLIPRLAAGGFRDITRIASSSPEMWKDILLHNREVLIELIDKWKEEMDWVQVLLQQENSEEIFSYFQQAKQFRDGLPIREKGAIPAFYDLFVDVPDYPGVISEITGYLAKENISITNIRILETREDEIYGVLVISFQTEEDRGRAKKCIHYCSNFATSIGT, encoded by the coding sequence ATGAATGGCCGAGTTTTTGTTATTGGGCTTGGGTTAATTGGCGGTTCTTTAGCTTTATGTATAAAGAAAGAACATAAAGATGCCACCATAATTGGCTATGATATTCATCAAGAACAAGCTAAGCTTGCTAAAATGCTAGGTGTAATTGATGAAGTCGCTAGTCACATAGCAGAGGGTGCAAAAACGGCAGATATAATTATTATTTCTGCACCTGTAATTGAAACAGAAGCAATTATTCACCTATTGTCAGAGCAATTGTTAAATCCAGACGTAATTATTACTGACACCGGGAGTACAAAAAGTAAAATTGTAGCCAATGCTGCATGCCTTAAGAAAAAAGGCTACACCTTTATTGGGGGACATCCAATGGCCGGTTCTCACAAAAGTGGTGTATCAGCTGCTAAAGAATTTCTTTTCGAGAATGCCTTTTACCTCCTGACGCCAGAGGACCATATTGAGAGTTCAAAGGTAGAAAGATTAAAGAATTGGCTTAAAGGTACGAATGCAAAATTCTTAAGTGTTACCCCTGATACTCACGATTACCTAACGGGAATCGTTAGCCACTTCCCCCATATCATTGCGGCATCGATTGTCCGTCAAACGGAGAAGTTAGCGGGAGAAGAGAGTCTTATTCCCCGTTTAGCAGCCGGAGGATTTCGAGATATTACTAGGATTGCTTCTAGCAGCCCAGAAATGTGGAAGGACATTCTGCTTCATAATCGTGAGGTTCTGATAGAATTGATAGATAAGTGGAAGGAAGAAATGGATTGGGTGCAGGTATTACTCCAACAAGAAAATAGTGAGGAAATCTTTAGCTATTTTCAGCAGGCTAAACAATTTCGCGATGGTCTGCCGATAAGAGAAAAAGGGGCTATACCTGCATTTTATGATCTGTTTGTTGATGTTCCGGATTATCCAGGTGTCATTTCTGAAATTACAGGGTACTTAGCGAAAGAAAATATTAGTATAACAAATATTCGAATATTGGAAACGCGAGAAGACGAGATTTACGGGGTACTAGTTATTAGTTTTCAAACCGAAGAAGATCGTGGACGGGCGAAAAAGTGTATCCATTACTGCTCAAACTTTGCTACCTCGATTGGAACTTAA
- the aroB gene encoding 3-dehydroquinate synthase: MESIHIQTSSKNYDVFVGKDILREISFFLKNHFPNLTTILMITDETVGKIHLDKIVPLLSEWDPVIFTAPSGEKAKTFEVYYNALSMALENHLDRKSVILAFGGGAVGDLSGFVAASFMRGIPFIQIPTTILAHDSAVGGKVAINHPQGKNMIGAFHQPEAVFYDLQLLNTLPEQEVRSGFAEVIKHALIYDLDFYHWLKKEIHHLDSLTSEQLFESLTKGIKIKNEFVSKDEKETGIRAYLNFGHTLGHAIESEMGYGNFTHGEAVMIGMIFALKLSNEVSGLSFKTEEFISWVQKLGYQTEIPSHLSIERLLSKMKQDKKSLGGSVKFVLLEQIGKPKLQELSDDFLLGQLRNF, translated from the coding sequence CTACAATATTAATGATTACAGATGAGACAGTTGGAAAAATCCATCTCGATAAGATTGTACCTCTTCTTTCTGAATGGGATCCTGTAATTTTTACTGCTCCGAGCGGCGAAAAGGCAAAGACGTTTGAGGTATACTATAATGCTTTATCAATGGCATTAGAAAACCATCTAGATCGTAAATCTGTCATTCTAGCTTTTGGCGGAGGAGCTGTAGGTGATTTATCGGGGTTTGTCGCTGCATCATTCATGAGAGGCATTCCCTTTATCCAAATTCCGACGACCATTCTCGCACATGATAGTGCCGTGGGTGGTAAAGTAGCGATTAATCATCCTCAAGGGAAAAATATGATTGGGGCTTTTCATCAGCCTGAGGCTGTTTTTTATGACCTTCAACTACTCAATACGCTCCCTGAGCAAGAAGTTCGTTCTGGTTTTGCAGAGGTTATTAAACATGCACTTATTTATGACCTTGACTTTTATCATTGGTTGAAAAAAGAAATTCATCATCTTGATTCCTTAACTTCTGAACAATTATTTGAATCACTTACAAAAGGGATTAAAATAAAAAATGAATTTGTTTCAAAAGATGAAAAAGAGACAGGAATTCGTGCTTATCTCAATTTTGGGCATACATTAGGGCATGCAATTGAATCAGAAATGGGCTATGGTAATTTTACACATGGTGAAGCTGTAATGATTGGAATGATTTTTGCATTAAAGCTAAGTAATGAGGTATCAGGTTTATCTTTTAAAACAGAAGAGTTTATAAGCTGGGTTCAGAAACTTGGTTATCAAACTGAAATTCCCAGTCATTTGTCCATTGAGAGATTACTATCGAAAATGAAACAGGATAAAAAATCTTTAGGCGGATCAGTAAAATTTGTATTGTTAGAGCAAATAGGGAAACCAAAACTTCAGGAACTTTCTGATGACTTTTTACTAGGTCAGCTCAGAAACTTTTAA
- the aroA gene encoding 3-phosphoshikimate 1-carboxyvinyltransferase — translation MELKELLPTINGLKGVIDIPGDKSISHRSVMFGSIAQGVTKVTNFLPGDDCLSTISCFRKLGVVIEENENELTIYGNGFDGLKEPDEVLDVGNSGTTIRLLLGILAGRPFFSTLIGDHSIGKRPMTRVTEPLRSMGAQIDGRKDGEFTPLSIRGGHLNPIHYQMPVASAQVKSALILAGLQAEGESIIIEKAESRDHTERMIRKFGGEVQKNNRTITVKGGQKLIASDVLVPGDISSAAFFLVAGAIVPDSEIVLKNVGLNPTRTGIIEIMNKMGANLEIYQEEASSFEPAGDITVKTSSLRGTVIEGDVIPRLIDEIPIIALLATQAEGTTIIKDASELKVKETNRIDTVVQELTKLGASIEATDDGMIIHGGSTLTGGTVSSHGDHRIGMMLAIASLLCKDKVVLENPEAISVSYPNFFNHLNRLKK, via the coding sequence ATGGAATTAAAAGAATTGCTGCCAACTATAAATGGTTTAAAGGGTGTAATTGATATACCTGGGGATAAATCAATCTCTCATCGTTCCGTTATGTTTGGGTCTATTGCTCAGGGTGTAACGAAGGTGACGAACTTTCTTCCAGGTGATGATTGTTTAAGTACGATCTCCTGTTTTCGAAAGTTAGGGGTTGTAATTGAAGAGAATGAAAATGAATTAACCATATATGGGAACGGTTTTGATGGATTAAAGGAACCTGATGAAGTATTAGATGTGGGGAATTCTGGAACAACTATTCGATTATTATTAGGGATATTAGCGGGAAGACCATTCTTCTCTACATTAATTGGTGACCACTCGATAGGGAAAAGACCAATGACAAGGGTTACAGAACCACTAAGATCAATGGGTGCACAAATTGACGGTCGCAAGGATGGAGAATTTACTCCGCTTAGTATACGAGGTGGACATTTAAATCCGATCCACTATCAGATGCCTGTGGCAAGTGCTCAGGTGAAATCGGCTTTGATTCTTGCCGGTCTGCAAGCTGAGGGAGAATCAATCATCATCGAAAAAGCGGAATCGCGTGATCATACCGAAAGAATGATACGTAAATTTGGCGGTGAGGTTCAAAAGAATAATCGTACTATTACAGTAAAAGGCGGTCAAAAGCTTATTGCGTCTGATGTTCTTGTGCCTGGGGATATTTCCTCAGCGGCTTTTTTCCTTGTTGCCGGGGCAATAGTTCCTGATAGTGAAATTGTTTTAAAGAATGTTGGCTTGAACCCTACCAGAACAGGTATCATTGAGATTATGAACAAAATGGGTGCCAATTTAGAGATTTATCAGGAAGAAGCATCTTCCTTTGAACCAGCCGGTGATATAACGGTTAAGACCTCAAGCCTTAGAGGAACGGTTATTGAAGGTGATGTGATCCCAAGACTAATTGATGAAATCCCGATTATAGCTTTATTAGCAACACAAGCAGAAGGAACGACAATTATAAAAGATGCTTCTGAGCTTAAAGTTAAAGAAACAAATCGAATTGACACAGTTGTCCAAGAGTTAACCAAGCTTGGTGCTTCAATTGAAGCGACAGATGACGGAATGATTATTCATGGTGGTTCTACTCTCACAGGTGGTACTGTATCCAGTCATGGTGACCATAGAATAGGAATGATGCTCGCAATAGCTTCGCTGCTATGCAAGGACAAGGTGGTACTTGAAAATCCAGAAGCCATCTCCGTATCATATCCAAACTTCTTCAATCATTTAAATCGCTTGAAAAAATAG